The proteins below are encoded in one region of Oncorhynchus nerka isolate Pitt River linkage group LG15, Oner_Uvic_2.0, whole genome shotgun sequence:
- the LOC115142605 gene encoding ras GTPase-activating protein nGAP-like isoform X4, whose product MMGFRRWIACGGALECSPDHMAPTGGPRLKSQDGGVRGLIKRRFYGGAMRKSNTQLNTVGLNKGSRLHGSRESVSIPVSAAGNLDLSADTSTVIRPVHSSILGEKYCFEVINSETNHCFGCTSAAERDRWIEDLRRAAQPNKDNCERTENSLSLWVNEAKDLLPKRRYYCELHLDGTLFARTSSRAVGKSSHHSSLAGDGSSGGVLGGSGGVVGGCQLFWGEFFELDNLPSVSQITLHLFRDEEPKKKRHSRDESTLHPLGSVAISLADIRGRAFQEKWHPIIPYKASGAGGTKEQLGPQASLRVKARFQNLQVLPIEKYKEFAEFVTVDYVGMCRNLQPLLSVREKEELAGALVHVLQSIGKAKEFLIELGSAEVERLGEKEALIFRENTLATKAIDEYMKLVGQKYLIDTLGDFITRLYASVESCEVDPLKCPASELSNNQRHLKERCEDAVQKITEMHGSFPEELNRIFSSWVELCEEQGRPEIGQRLISASLFLRFLCPAILSPSLFGLTQPYPEPATLRTLTFTAKVIQNLANFTLFGEKEEYMLFMNDFLQQHWEKMRCFLQTVSSPDIEIPMTSFDGYVDLPLRLAVLHSLLVDIISPMKQDTIDKLHPLPSILNQITESLGPDALRITVSSHIGQSKPTYVPPKDLGKYSPLHNSLQQLPMDVKGSPRKESFQRGNRDRRSARERKPVSRTQSAPHRPPADPKQLRRRRSSTENLPLEDQEAEQEANPPLDISSPQNSVGVKSPPAPVPWIKVSQSKEPYERKIENEEINLLDRHAQELSELRLGVEQVTERELEMAKRLEDFIVQSQDQNAVLLAEVNELRNLLAVREEQLASATFRLGVIEEEREEDERRLNVAVAAAERMNVLEEQFADLLKDRHQLSGDYTGDQNNTQYPGIGTNHVNSN is encoded by the exons atgatggGATTTAGACGCTGGATTGCATGTGGAGGCGCATTGG AATGCAGCCCCGACCACATGGCCCCCACTGGAGGCCCCAGACTGaagagccaagatggaggagtGAGG GGGCTGATCAAGCGGCGTTTCTATGGTGGAGCCATGCGAAAGAGCAATACCCAGTTAAACACCGTTGGGTTGAACAAAGGGAGCAG GCTCCATGGCTCACGGGAGTCCGTGTCCATCCCAGTCAGCGCTGCAGGAAACCTGGATCTGAGCGCAGACACCAGTACGGTCATCAGGCCTGTACACAGCTCCATCCTGGGGGAGAAGTACTGTTTTGAG GTGATAAACTCAGAGACCAACCACTGTTTTGGGTGCACCTCAGCTGCTGAGCGAGACCGCTGGATAGAGGACCTGAGACGGGCTGCTCAGCCCAATAAG GACAACTGTGAGCGGACAGAGAACTCCCTCAGTCTGTGGGTGAACGAGGCTAAGGACTTGCTCCCCAAGAGGCGATACTACTGCGAGCTGCACCTGGACGGCACCCTGTTTGCCCGCACCAGCAGCCGAGCCGTGGGCAAGTCTTCCCATCACTCCAGTTTAGCTGGTGATGGGTCCTCTGGTGGGGTGCTTGGGGGCAGCGGAGGTGTGGTCGGAGGCTGCCAGCTGTTCTGGGGAGAGTTTTTTGAGCTGGACAACTTGCCGTCGGTCTCCCAGATCACCCTGCACCTCTTCCGTGACGAGGAACCCAAGAAGAAGCGTCACTCCCGGGATGAGTCCACCCTGCATCCCCTTGGCAGTGTGGCCATATCCCTGGCCGACATCCGTGGAAGGGCCTTCCAGGAGAAGTGGCACCCAATCATTCCCTACAAGGCGTCTGGTGCCGGCGGGACGAAGGAGCAACTGGGGCCCCAAGCGTCGCTCCGTGTCAAGGCCCGCTTTCAAAACCTGCAGGTGCTGCCCATCGAGAAGTATAAGGAGTTTGCAGAGTTTGTGACAGTGGACTATGTGGGCATGTGTAGGAACCTGCAGCCACTGCTGTCtgtcagggagaaggaggaacTAGCCGGGGCACTGGTCCACGTCTTGCAAAGCATTGGCAAGGCAAAG GAGTTCCTTATCGAGTTGGGTAGTGCAGAGGTGGAGCGCCTTGGGGAGAAAGAGGCATTGATCTTCAGGGAGAACACACTAGCCACCAAGGCCATTGATGAGTACATGAAGCTGGTGGGGCAGAAGTACCTCATCGACACCCTGG GGGACTTCATCACTCGACTGTATGCCTCAGTAGAGAGCTGTGAAGTGGACCCTCTCAAATGCCCCGCCTCTGAGCTGTCAAACAACCAGCGTCACCTGAAGGAGAGGTGTGAGGACGCAGTGCAGAAAATCACTGAGATGCACGG GTCTTTCCCTGAAGAGCTGAACAGGATCTTCTCCAGCTGGGTGGAGCTGTGCGAGGAGCAGGGACGACCTGAAATCGGCCAGCGCCTCATCTCTGCCTCGCTATTCCTCCGTTTCCTGTGTCCCGCCATCCTCAGCCCCTCCCTGTTTGGTCTGACACAGCCCTACCCAGAGCCGGCCACCCTGCGCACCCTCACCTTCACCGCCAAGGTCATCCAGAACCTGGCCAACTTCACCCT GTttggggagaaggaggagtaCATGCTGTTCATGAATGACTTCCTGCAGCAGCACTGGGAGAAGATGAGGTGCTTCCTTCAGACAGTGTCCAGCCCAGACATAGAGATCCCAATGACATCCTTCGATGGCTATGTTGACTTGCCTCTGCGTCTGGCTGTCCTACACAGCCTGCTGGTCGACATAATTTCCCCAATGAAGCAG GACACCATAGACAAACTGCACCCTCTGCCTTCAatcctgaaccagattacagaatCTCTGGGCCCAGATGCTCTGCGGATTACTGTTAGCAG CCACATTGGTCAATCCAAGCCAACATATGTGCCCCCTAAAGACCTGGGTAAGTACAGCCCTCTGCACAACTCCCTGCAGCAGCTGCCTATGGATGTGAAGGGCAGCCCGCGGAAAGAAAGCTTTCAGAGGGGCAATCGAGACAGGAGGAGTGCCAGAGAGAGGAAGCCAGTATCCAGAACCCAGAGTGCACCGCACAGACCGCCGGCAGACCCTAAACAGCtacggaggaggaggagcagcactGAAAATCTGCCACTGGAGGACCAAGAGGCAGAGCAGGAAGCCAACCCTCCACTTGATATTTCATCACCGCAGAAC AGCGTCGGTGTAAAGTCTCCTCCCGCCCCAGTGCCTTGGATCAAAGTGTCCCAGAGCAAGGAGCCATACGAGAGGAAGATCGAGAATGAAGAGATCAACCTACTGGACAGG CATGCACAGGAGCTGTCGGAGCTCCGCCTGGGGGTGGAGCAGGTGACAGAGCGTGAGTTGGAAATGGCCAAGCGGCTGGAGGACTTCATTGTCCAAAGCCAAGATCAGAATGCAGTCTTGTTGGCTGAGGTTAACGAACTGCGTAATCTTCTGGCTGTCCGTGAGGAACAACTCGCCAGCGCCACTTTCAG GCTGGGGGTTatcgaggaggagagggaggaggatgagaggaggctgaACGTCGCCGTGGCAGCAGCTGAACGAATGAACGTACTG GAGGAGCAGTTTGCAGACCTGTTGAAGGACAGGCACCAGCTCAGTGGAGACTACACCGGTGACCAGAACAACACACAGTACCCTGGGATCGGGACAAATCATGTCAACAGCAACTGA